In Scleropages formosus chromosome 6, fSclFor1.1, whole genome shotgun sequence, the genomic stretch TGGAAGGCTATAAAGTATGAAGTGGACAGTAGTCCCACAATAGTGACAGTTCATTCTCATAGCCATGTTTCCCCTCTTATGAAACAACAGGTTCTGGAATAAATTTCCTTTCATAAACCAGGAAAAAGACAATAAGCTACATGCTCTCTCCCATAGCTGTGGGCAGACAGATTTGgtatttttccccccaaaaaaagaacaaagaagcATATAGTCTTAGAAACTTGGAATTTATCAATTGTTTTTACAACATGGGCTGGTTGGATGGATTGATTTGGTCCACCGTGCAGTTGAGTTTAACCATAGAGGTCATCGTCATTGTCCTCGTTGAAGACACTGCCACCACCGGTCCCTCCTGAGCCCTGGCTTGGACCAGCACCACTTTGGTTACTGGAGGGGAATCTGGggataaaatatgaaatcatgcttaaaaataaatgaaaccacAGCCCTTTGCAGACTCAGGGAACATATGAACTCCATTTTTTGTATAATCTAAATTCTTCAACCTACTGTCTTTACCCCTGTATAGCAGTTTTTCCATCAGCTGTAGGAATCCatcaattttacacatttccctttatgccttttctccaaagtaacctaCAATATTAAGAtgcttacaacaatttacccatttatacagcagtagTTCTTGAGAACAGATACCTTtgtcagggtactacagcaggaggtgagattcaaacctctaAATCTAGAAATAACTAACCACTACCCTCCCCATTAAACAAAAGTCATCCTACAACATATTTACATAGCAGTACAGAATTTGTCAGCAGTATCCTCTCAAATTTACTCAAAAATGGAAGTTAAACTTAAGTAACTACCTATTACTACATTTACCTGAAGCTTCCAAACCCTCTGCTTTGTTGTAAGGTCTGTGCAAACATCTCGTATTTTCGGATATCGTTGTCGCTGACAGACCGGCGTGCAAAGCGCATAGCTTCCTCAAAGTGGTCCTTACGAATCTCAGGAACAGGGTCATCTTCTTCAACTTCCTGAATGTCAAAGagaacatttgtaaaacacAACACTCAGGTCAGTTCCTACATGAAGGGAAAAGTCAATGCCCCCAAATGTAACTTAAGTACTACCTTATTTACCCTTAGTTAAATCAACCCTGTGCAGAGTCTCACCATTGCCGAGGGATTTATCTGCCGCTCACGCTCCCTCCTGATCTCGTTTTCAATAGACTCTCTGATGGCGAGCTTGCAGGCCCGTTGGCAAATCTCTGTCAAGTCAGCTCCAGAAAAGCCATTGGTCATCTTAGCAAGGAAATCCAAGTCCACATCCTACATTtcgaaagaggagaaaaaaaaaaaaaaaagatagatagatgaagTACCTATAACGTGGTGAAATCACATTTTGCTTTAATGTTAAAGCCAACATAAGGAGCTAAGGAAGATCATGCCTTGCCTTTGAGATGGGAGATTTTCTGAGATTTGCTTTAAGGATGGCAATTCGAGACTTCTCATCTGGCAAGGGGATATAGATAAGTTGGTCCAGACGGCCAGGTCGGAGGATAGCAGGGTCAATGATGTCTGGCCTGTTGGTGGCGCCAATGATGAAGACGTTCTTCTTGCTGGACATTCCGTCCATCTCCGTGAGGATCTGGTTGATTACCCTGTCTGCCgctccacccccatccccaaTGTTCCCTCCTCGGGCCTTAGCGATGGAGTCGAGCTCATCAAAGAACAGGACGCATGGGGCAGCTTGACGAGCCTGAGGACAATACATTTCAGGGTATTGCATTAACTAAGAACAATTTTCCAATGCCACAGTAACTCATGCCATCCCACTGTAAAAACCACCAAAATCCACTGCAGCAAAGGGGCCAGAAGGAACACAAATACAGACCATGTAAAGGTGTTCTTGGTGTTTTAAGAACAATGGTATTTGAACACAAATACTGATGTCTCCTACCTTGTCAAAGATCTCTCGGACATTAGCCTCAGACTCTCCAAACCACATAGTGAGCAGCTCTGGGCCTTTGATGGAGATGAAGTTGGCCTGACACTCATTGGCAATGGCCTTTGCCAGCAATGTTTTACCACAACCCGGTGGACCATAGAACAACACTCCCTTAGAGGGAGTCATTCCAAACTTCAAGAATTTGTCAGGATGCTCAACAGGATACTAAAAAtgtcaggaggaggagaaagaggagaggagagaaaagagtttacctcaaaaaaaaaaaacaaacaaccatcACAACATTGTAAACCTATTCAACACTTTCACAAAGTGAAGACCTAACCATCTGTGCTATAGCTGTCCACAAAGAGGAATCCGAAAACCAAAATCATGACAACAGTGTGTGATTTACTTGAACAAGCTCCTGCAGTTCTCTCTTCACGTCCTCCAGTCCACCAATGTCCTCCCAAGTAATGTTAGGCACTTCCACTACAGTCTCACGCAGGGCCGAAGGATTGCTCTGGCTCAGAGCCCACTGGAACCAATTTCAAAACACTAATGTTAATCACAAAGGCAATTCTTACTCCGTGTTCCACAAACAATTAAGTAGTATTAATGACCAGCAAAGAAATGTAGAATAAAAGTTTGGAAGCCCCACCCTAAAGTCATCCATGGTGACAGCCAAAGAGTTCATGACTTCAGCATCAATGGTCTCATCCTCCAGGTCAATGAGGTCCATCTTCTTTCTGATGGCCTGCAGTGCAGCTTCTGAGCACAGGGCAGCCAGATCTGCACCTACATGGCCATGAGTTTCATTGGCAACCTGGAACAAGATGTTAAAATTATGATCTTCGTCTAATACCAAAAACAGTATAGGGGAAACATGTTATTTCGAGAGACACAAAATGATGCTGCTTTCAAATGGCAAAATTTCATTACCAAATTTTGTGTGCCTATTATGGTTTGGATGAAGCAGTTTTAATCTTTAGAGAGATATACCTACCTGCTCAAGGTCCACATCATCAGCCAGTTTCATGTTCTTGGTGTGAATCTGAAGGATCTCCAGTCGCCCAGTGGCATCAGGAATCCCAATATCCACTTCCCTGTCAAAGCGACCTTGAAAGACAGATACACAGATAAGTATGTTTCTCCGAAATAAAGTCAAAAAAGTTGCATAACTGGCAAATGTTTCCCCccccaagggggggggggggggtcagtttAACATTAAGTTCAATAAAATTAttctttgtttagcagacacatttaaGGCTACAAAGGTCTAGTATAAGTTTTTGTGATAATCAGtattgggggagggggtgtacACAACTGGTTCTTTGGAAGATGTTTTGATTACAGcaagatttaatttttataatgcTATAAAGTTGCGGAGAActataaaacatacaaaaagcTTTCTAGAACGACACAAAGCTTTTTCACATATTCACGTACCAAATCGCCTGAGGGCCGGGTCAATGCTGTTTGGTCTGTTGGTAGCTGCCATGACAATGACATGTGCCCTCTGCTTTAGTCCATCCATGAGAGTCAGCAGCTGAGAAACAATACGCCTCTCAACCTCTCCATGGGTCTGCCGATAGAGAGGCAAAGGTCAGACATCAACCTCTTTACAATCTCTGATGAAATAAAGCCAGTCACAAGCAACATGTCATGGGAGGGTGAACAATAAACCAGTAAAAGTATGCTGTCTCTACCTACCTTCTCTCTCTTGGGCGCAATAGCATCCAGCTCATCAATGAAAATAATGGCTGGAGCATTCTTTTCAGCTTCTTCAAAGGCTTTCCGCAAATTGCTTTCAGATTCTCCAGCAAGCTTACTCATGATTTCGGGGCCTGAAAAGATATAGTTAGGCATTAAGAGGGGAATGCATGTTAATATAAACATCAGTAAGCAGCTTAAAACCCATTACTGTTGACTTATGCTCTGAAAAATCTTTTACCATTGATAAGGAAGAAGAATGCTCCCGTTTCATTGGCAACAGCCCGAGCAATCAGGGTCTTTCCAGTTCCAGGAGGTCCATACAGCAAAATGCCACGTGGAGGCTGCACAATCCGAGAAACAGCAGGTCAAAACATCAACCAATCCTGCTGTATTACTAATCACATGTAAGACATTGTGTTAAATGCTAGATCTTTTGCAATCACAAtctgaggaagaaaaaaactgttcaatttACTCATCTGTCACAAAGATGCTTGGCGTTTTTCGTTCTTAGCTGGATTTGCTTTCTGTGttcatttgtgtgcattttcaaaaGTGCAtccaaaaaagataaaattatgCTCTTATCTTGCTTAATGTAAGGGCTGCCTTACCTTTACACCAATTGCCTTGAAGAGAGCAGGGTGTCTGAGTGGGAGCTCCACCATCTCCTTTATCTGGGCCAGCTGCTTTCTCACACCTCCAATGTCATCATAACCAACCTCATTGAGAGATTCCTCCTCATCCTAGATAAAGCACAAACAATTTTTATACATCATGAAATGGACTTTGTAAACTGTCTTTAAAGTCACTTGCAAAATGAATTTCCATTTAATGTGATGACCTGAGCCTGATCAAAATCCACGGTAAGTTTCAGAGGGCAAAAATAAAAGTCACAGGATGATTAAGCCACAAATGCCAATACTACCACCGAGAGTTAACATTTACAATACAGGCAGTTCCTGTGTTACAAATGTCAGACTTGAGTACAACCCACAGTTATGAACCACCCAccccatttaaaaaatttcctaGGAAAGTGGTCACGAATCATCGCTATTCCgataaaagttttatgcagctactcatgtgatgaactttggttcatatggtggaaagaaagtaactgcatttaagaatcacgcTTCttcatctatgtctctctttctgctaatgtaacgcacacattgtattttctatgagatgtacatcgctttagagaaaagcatctgctaaatgaataaatgtaaagcctattatattaaaaattcaagtaacATACAATGGCTCATAACAATTGGGCACTACTTTGCGACAcccatcaaaacattgcacatttaCAGCGGTTTGTCAACTCGTGAGTctgaggtaggacagacttcattcttttcagtcggactgtcacgcccacgaacTCGCCCTGAAAGTCGGCACCTgtccgaaatcagagcagcggggtataaagaagTGGCACCTACACACCCTGGTTGCGGAGTCTCATATGAGAAACTTGTCTCTCAAGCGCTTTCAACTGAACCCACGACAACCTCcctgtccttccaagtccctcatTCCTGCTCCTGACATCCACGGCTCCCGACGCTTGTATCGCCTCCTCAACTACAATACTGGATcctccccaagacctacgtaTGTGCATCGAccaacccacgcctgtccctgaccacaaaTGTCGCTTGCTCCCCTGTGTACCGACAATAAAGATCCTGCAATTGGGTGCACACAAACACcttcctcagtctcctgcccgctcAGTATGACGCGCACCACATTGCCATTAGTCTCTCGTGTGTTACCATGTTTGGCTGCCAAATACAGTAATGCACACGAAAacaatcacgattgaaactacaGTGGAAATGATAAagcgatcagaaaaaggtgaaacgccaaacATTGGGAAAGCGAagattaaagtttctttaatgttttttatatgacccccccccccccaccacacacacactctctccactcttcctctctattataaatactgtatttatttacaattatcaTTACACTGTATTATAAGTGTATTGGTATCTGGAAGCATtacttcaatgttttttttatgcacagaaaggtacactatatacacaAGACAAACATCTAACTGACATCAGACATGAACCACTCCTAAGTTAAACATGCAGATTTTTTGCATTATCAAAAGTTGTCTGCTGGACATGAAACAAGAGTTAGGTCGTTGCATTACAATTCTTATACTAGCGTCTCACCTCACGTTTGATCGGCTCTCCTTCACAGTGGATGACTGTGTCAGGAGCAACTATACAATACGGGGTGGGGTCTGTCTCCACCACTTTGAATTCCACAGCACGCATCCCTCCTCTGACCAGGAAAATATCTCCTATGAAGGAACAAAGAATTTATGTTGAAAACAAAAGGCTTTAGTAGACAGTCAGCTATTACGTCATATACTACTAATGTAGAGGATGCGGAAGAAGAGTGGGGAATCAATagcctgaaataaaataaaagagggTGCACCTTTATTTTCATAGTAATTGTATACAACCATAATCAGAGATAAAGAACAGCAGCCTTTAAAAAACAGTGGTACACTGCATCCGTTGTGTTATGCATTTACCTTTCCTGATGGGCCTATAGGCTTCCAGGAAGTATGGCTTCAAATAAACCTCAAACAGGTTGCCTGTGATGCCCTCCACGGTGTCATCAATGGGCAAAACATGGATGCGCTTTCCATATTTCACATCTGGACATGGCTGGATACTGCACAAAGAGAAGGCCGTTGGAGGGGCTATCAAGTTTTTCAGGAGataaaatctcacacacacacacacgttctgaagattttcagattttaagaTACAGGACATGGTACTGTCAGTTGCTCCCAGGGCTTGATTCTGAGTTGAACAGCAACACACGCCTTACCTGATGACATCTCCCAGGCGCACCCTCAGGTTATTGCGGACAACCCTGTTCATGCGCACTTTCTCATCGGAGCAGGTATCATCGGAGAGCACGATGCACacagtctccctcctcttcttgccTTTCAGCAGGACCGTGTCTCCTCTGAAGAGCTGCAACTCATCCATCTTAGCCTGTAAGGAGGCACACAGAAGACTACTGGTCTCACGGGTGTCGCACAAAGAATGATCTTGTCCAAGATCACAGGCTGCAAAGCAATGATGTCAGTTGCATCTATCAAAATGCTATTATTCTTTGCCTGAATTGGGTGCATCATTCGTTTTTCCGATTTATCAAATTGTCTTTTGAATTCATACATCTAAGCGGAGCAGCAAAGTAGAACCAGGTCTGCTCGGTTCTAGCCTAAAAAATATCTGACCTATTTACTCCCAATACAACTCTCCCTCCCAAGTAACAAAACAACAATAGCTACATCAGCAACAGTAAAcataaaatactgcatttagGTTGCTCCTGAACCTGTGAAATACCCACATCTGAGAAACCACTGAATAGGGTAAGTTAAGCGCTGTCCAGTTGAATTTGACTCATAGCAGCCACTTGCGTTGTTTTGATTTTAAGGGGAACTGCACAAGTGATTTACCATAGACTTCTCCTATAAATGTCAGATTGCAAACACACGTAAACTCCATCTACACACAGTGAGGCTGATTCAGACCTAAAACCAAACATTACTGCTGCACTACCATgctgcaccaacacacacacaccgtctacaaccgcttgtccatgTATTAGAAATTCCTATTTTCTTATACGAAAGGATACAGGATATAGCTCCTATAGGATATAGCTGCAGGATGTGATGAAAACTGTCATAAGCAACTAAATGGGAATAACAGTGTACAACTCACTATTTTGTATCATTTAAATTAAGCCTTACCAAAGAGAGACCCAGAGGGCTCCTTATTTGCAGGTGCATACCGTTCAATTCACTGGcttattaaaaactttttccacaaaacaaaatatttcgCTTCTGTTGAATGACACTTTTCTAAAAATCAAGTTGTCCCTGCATGGAATGTACCCTGAAGTTGCATGAAGTTACCTGACCTTTGAATGGTCATATAAACGTTAAAGACAGGTCATACCTGAGAAAGTGACACCACACTGTTGTCCTCATTAATGGACTCATCCACAATCAGTCTGTTGGGTCTGTTCTTCTGTTTTAAGATTGCGGTGGCAAGGTCGTCATTTTTGGAGCTGTGGAGCAATATTGAAAAACCTTTGTAATTCTCTTCACTTTAATAACCAAAATTCAATCAAAATGACAACACAAATACAACTGCTGTGCATGAGCATTTTCTTCAGCACAGCCTACTGCACAAGACAATCCCCAGTACTGAGATGCTGAGTTTTAGTAACTTCATGCTTTAATCATGTGTATGTCTTCTTATGGCACTTAgatgtgtgtttacacacataAACAACAATACACTTCTGCAAGTACAAAAATCCAAACATCAATAACACACACCATTTGCTTTGTTATGGTCATAATCATATGCTTGGAACATCATTATCCTGGGCTTTCAGAGACTTGGGCCACTTTCAATAAGAATATTTTACACCTGAAAATCTGAGAAATTAATTTACTAATTCACTGTAGGTGATAAATACTCTGATTTTTCATGAAGTCagaaaatgttatgaaaatCTGACATAACAGTAATATCAATAGACAACTTCTGAGCATGAAACATTCATTATGAATGGTCACCACCaagtacaattattttccccacTTATTCTGTAATTATTACTGCAGTAATACAGCACaagcactttgatcaagggtactacagcagaaacagggattcgaacctgagcgCTTTAGTTAAAAGGCAACATTTTGAACTACTTTGCCACCTGCTTCACCATTGccaatgcctttgtccaaggtgacatagAAGAAGATTACTATAAGTTACACCGAGGATACCCTGCTCTGTGAAGGGGTATCACTTCTGGAAAAGTTCCCTGATAAATCAAGGGCACAGaagcaagagtgggattcaaacctaacaTCTTCAGATGACAAGGAGATAACCATAATCCCTGACTATGCAATTTGCTTCGCTGCATGAACATACagactctggggggggggggggggggggaatctatATGCAACACTGGCAAAAGTACTCAACGCAAAGAGTGAGGTAAATATAATGCCAGTTA encodes the following:
- the LOC108925097 gene encoding transitional endoplasmic reticulum ATPase-like, coding for MASGGDSKNDDLATAILKQKNRPNRLIVDESINEDNSVVSLSQAKMDELQLFRGDTVLLKGKKRRETVCIVLSDDTCSDEKVRMNRVVRNNLRVRLGDVISIQPCPDVKYGKRIHVLPIDDTVEGITGNLFEVYLKPYFLEAYRPIRKGDIFLVRGGMRAVEFKVVETDPTPYCIVAPDTVIHCEGEPIKREDEEESLNEVGYDDIGGVRKQLAQIKEMVELPLRHPALFKAIGVKPPRGILLYGPPGTGKTLIARAVANETGAFFFLINGPEIMSKLAGESESNLRKAFEEAEKNAPAIIFIDELDAIAPKREKTHGEVERRIVSQLLTLMDGLKQRAHVIVMAATNRPNSIDPALRRFGRFDREVDIGIPDATGRLEILQIHTKNMKLADDVDLEQVANETHGHVGADLAALCSEAALQAIRKKMDLIDLEDETIDAEVMNSLAVTMDDFRWALSQSNPSALRETVVEVPNITWEDIGGLEDVKRELQELVQYPVEHPDKFLKFGMTPSKGVLFYGPPGCGKTLLAKAIANECQANFISIKGPELLTMWFGESEANVREIFDKARQAAPCVLFFDELDSIAKARGGNIGDGGGAADRVINQILTEMDGMSSKKNVFIIGATNRPDIIDPAILRPGRLDQLIYIPLPDEKSRIAILKANLRKSPISKDVDLDFLAKMTNGFSGADLTEICQRACKLAIRESIENEIRRERERQINPSAMEVEEDDPVPEIRKDHFEEAMRFARRSVSDNDIRKYEMFAQTLQQSRGFGSFRFPSSNQSGAGPSQGSGGTGGGSVFNEDNDDDLYG